A part of Penaeus chinensis breed Huanghai No. 1 chromosome 6, ASM1920278v2, whole genome shotgun sequence genomic DNA contains:
- the LOC125026690 gene encoding uncharacterized protein DDB_G0274171-like isoform X3, translated as MKWFSIFLQLLVVTLTWHSITSTKIDCATVKCFGPPLHEGCTPLQGSPGSCCLKWMCKLVCDDGTNCKPYIFPDCQPVFSNGTCCPDYTPCRG; from the exons ATGAAGTGGTTTAGCATTTTCTTGCAGCTGCTGGTGGTGACCTTGACCTGGCACTCGATCACGTCCACAAAGA TTGATTGTGCTACCGTGAAATGCTTTGGCCCTCCCTTGCATGAAGGTTGCACGCCGCTACAGGGATCTCCGGGATCTTGTTGCCTTAAGTGGATGTGCAA GCTTGTGTGTGATGATGGAACAAACTGCAAGCCTTACATTTTCCCCGACTGCCAGCCTGTGTTTAGCAACGGGACCTGTTGCCCAGACTATACACCCTGCAGAGGGTAA
- the LOC125026690 gene encoding uncharacterized protein LOC125026690 isoform X2, with the protein MKWFSIFLQLLVVTLTWHSITSTKIDCATVKCFGPPLHEGCTPLQGSPGSCCLKWMCKLVCDDGTNCKPYIFPDCQPVFSNGTCCPDYTPCRGIH; encoded by the exons ATGAAGTGGTTTAGCATTTTCTTGCAGCTGCTGGTGGTGACCTTGACCTGGCACTCGATCACGTCCACAAAGA TTGATTGTGCTACCGTGAAATGCTTTGGCCCTCCCTTGCATGAAGGTTGCACGCCGCTACAGGGATCTCCGGGATCTTGTTGCCTTAAGTGGATGTGCAA GCTTGTGTGTGATGATGGAACAAACTGCAAGCCTTACATTTTCCCCGACTGCCAGCCTGTGTTTAGCAACGGGACCTGTTGCCCAGACTATACACCCTGCAGAGG CATTCATTAA
- the LOC125026690 gene encoding uncharacterized protein LOC125026690 isoform X1 produces MKVARRYRDLRDLVALSGCASLCVMMEQTASLTFSPTASLCLATGPVAQTIHPAEAFIKRGSRRLAYQRQIASVQMAFESKELMNLTHSPHWARIHVMPTVIQVYLLYLHIDGSTSS; encoded by the exons ATGAAGGTTGCACGCCGCTACAGGGATCTCCGGGATCTTGTTGCCTTAAGTGGATGTGCAA GCTTGTGTGTGATGATGGAACAAACTGCAAGCCTTACATTTTCCCCGACTGCCAGCCTGTGTTTAGCAACGGGACCTGTTGCCCAGACTATACACCCTGCAGAGG CATTCATTAAAAGAGGGAGCCGACGCCTAGCTTACCAGCGGCAGATTGCATCAGTGCAAATGGCTTTTGAATCAAAAGAATTAAtgaacttaacccattcgccccattgggcaagaatacatgtcatgcccactgtaatacaagtctatttattgtatttacacatagatggctctacaagttcttaa